In Thermodesulfovibrio thiophilus DSM 17215, the genomic window ATCTTCTTTTGTTAATTTATCAGAGTGATTTAGTCTATACATTTTTTCCAATTTCTGCCTTACACCCTGTATCGTATATCTATCATCATAAAGCATTTTTTTAATCAAAAACAGTATTTCTATATCCTTTTTAGTATACAACCTCTGCCCTGATCTGGTCTTTACAGGCTTTAAAAATGGGAACTCAGTTTCCCAGTATCTTAAAACATAAGGTTCTAATCCAGTAATTCTGCTTGTTTCTCCAATTTTATAAAAAAACTTATGAGGAAACTCTTTCTGTAAAGG contains:
- a CDS encoding MerR family transcriptional regulator; this translates as MGEPLQKEFPHKFFYKIGETSRITGLEPYVLRYWETEFPFLKPVKTRSGQRLYTKKDIEILFLIKKMLYDDRYTIQGVRQKLEKMYRLNHSDKLTKEDIIEKVKYKLKEILDMLS